One window from the genome of Oryza glaberrima chromosome 3, OglaRS2, whole genome shotgun sequence encodes:
- the LOC127768811 gene encoding protein TIFY 10a, which translates to MASAKSGERGSSSFAMACSLLSRYVRQNGAAAGELGLGIRGEADANKGKETMELFPQNSGFGSEAAAVKETPDAREQEKRQLTIFYGGKVLVFDDFPAEKAKDLMQMASKSSSTAQNCVLLPSSATATVADSTKVSAVPAPASALPVAQANAPKPVRPNAADLPQARKASLHRFLEKRKDRLQAKAPYQGSPSDASPVKKELQESQPWLGLGPQVAAPDLSLRQESSQ; encoded by the exons atggcttCCGCGAAATCCGGGGAGAGGGGGAGCAGCAGCTTCGCCATGGCCTGCAGCCTGCTCAGCCGCTACGTCAGGCAGAAcggcgcagccgccggcgagctcggcctCGGCATCAGAG GTGAAGCCGATGCGAACAAGGGGAAGGAGACCATGGAGCTGTTCCCCCAGAATTCCGGGTTCGGCTCTGAAGCTGCTGCCGTGAAGGAGACCCCGGATGCGAG GGAGCAAGAGAAGCGCCAATTAACCATCTTCTACGGTGGGAAGGTCCTGGTGTTTGATGACTTCCCAGCTGAGAAGGCCAAGGACCTGATGCAGATGGCCAGCAAGAGTTCCTCCACAGCACAGAACTGTGTCCTTCTTCCATCTTCCGCTACTGCAACCGTTGCCGACAGCACTAAGGTGTCTGCTGTACCAGCCCCAGCAAGTGCACTTCCTGTTGCTCAGGCCAATGCCCCGAAACCTGTTCGTCCAAATGCTGCTG ATCTGCCTCAGGCTAGGAAGGCGTCGCTTCACCGGTTCCTCGAGAAAAGAAAGGATCG CCTTCAGGCTAAAGCACCCTACCAGGGTTCCCCTTCAGATGCTTCTCCGGTCAAGAAGGAGCTGCAGGAGAGTCAGCCATGGCTTGGGTTAGGACCTCAGGTTGCCGCTCCCGACCTGAGCTTGCGGCAGGAATCGAGCCAATGA